GTCAACGGCTTGATCTGGTACTGTGGCATTCGCTCCGAACTGCGGGCACTCCAGGAAGTACAATTGGAGGTAGAAGACGCCTATGTTTCGATGAAACTCGACTAGTGCATGCTCTAACACGGAGTTATGCTTCcgttttccttcttgttaTCTAATGATCTAACAATAATACTAATGCATTTGCGCAGTTATCGGTGATTCCGGTTCAGACTGCAGCCCTGAGAATCTATCCCTAATACCCCTGGATATGGTTCCACGGTTATATCTAATACTTCTATTTATTCTAGACTAGCATTCATAATCATTACAAAAGCAATTGATCAAGCAACGTTACAGGCATAGTAAATATCATCCAACTAGTTGGGTATAGAAATGATTGTAGGAAGTTACATTTGCAAATTGAAAGTATTTGCAAGACATGCAAAGCGCtagaaaatagaagacaGTACTGCAGCGGCTGTCAACGGAGAGCGGTTGTGAACGGTTGAAATAACTCCAACACCAAAAagagaatttgaattgcAGTTCCGCAAACAACCGTAAGCGTGATATCAAAGGAAAACCAAAATGGCGAAAACCTGTCAACATAAGGAGGTATAGCATTGAGTGGCGTTCTAGAAAATTAACCGCCACCGTGTCTATTACAGAAAAGAGCATTAAGGTACTGTACTTCAATTGCGTTTCCTATTATAGATTGGCTGCAGCTTCAGTAAGACCGATTTGAGCCTCTTTCGCCACCATGAAGCTCCAGTTTAATACAGAATGAGTCAAGAATTTCAGCAATCTCCGAATATTTCCTTTGTTGAGGACATGTTGTCAATTGGTTCAGCATATGGCTACTACATTTGCAATTCCATGCCGGCTGCTCTGAGAAGATGATGCTGAACGAGTTCCAGGCTTGAGCAATTTGGTTTCTCGCTCAGCTTCCCATAACGCTTCTGGTGAGACTTCCTGATTTAGAATTAGAGAGAGAAAGACAGACAGAGCCCTTTCGGATAAGCTCTGTTGTTTGCTCGGAGGCTTTCCGACCCGCACTGTTCAAAACAAACAATAAAAAAAGTTTTACcgagtgaaaaattccaattcGGCTTCAACCAGAACTCCACATTCCTAGCCAATTATCAGCTCTTCATCTACGTCTACGCCGGCACCCTGACCTCGGGCTCACCAACCATGATGACTCATTTAGGCTGATAAAAGTGTTTATTTCAGTTATCCATGGAGTGGCAAGTTCCGTGACACGCAGCCGCTTCGTAAGTCTATCCCAAAACGGCCCAAACATGCAGCCACTCCTGTAGCTGTGAATAGGCTTATGTAATTGAGCGTTTATGCCGTTCGTTATCTGGCTCCACGGAGGTGTGTCTGCGGTGATAACGGCAAGCAGCCCCATGAATCCAGCAAGGAAACACCTGGACGCCGTCACCAGGTCAGCTGGAGGGTCTCACAAGCTCGACATTCGTCAGAACTGGCCAGCACCAGCGTCTCTGCCGCCAGCCGTCGCAGTTCGTCGAGTTTGCCTCGGAATGGCGGCTCTGTTCTCCGTTGGATGGGTAcactatttttcactctcCATCTCTTAGGTCATCTGGCCCAGAAATAGATATCTCCGAGTTTGTATGTGTTCCAGCCGAATGTTTAAAGGCGAGTTAGTACTGGGCTGTTTCTATTTACGTCACAGCCATTCCATGATCTGCATCTCTGGAGGGTTCTTCATACAATAGACAATAATATTCCTAACCATTTGTCACTAGTGAAACGGCCGTTTCCGTCTATCTCCTCCGACTCCTATTTGTATAGAGGCGCATATTGTGATTAATGGTGGATTACGTTTTCAGGTTTTTCTCCACGACGTATTTATATCCTGGTCTTTTCGCCTCTATTTCGCAGAGCGAGACAATCTGCATTTGTGCTTATATACGGCTTGCTAAGTTTGGTGAACACGATTGAAATTTATAAATTGTACTTCACTTTAGAACACACTCTGCTACATTCTGTTACACTTTTTGACCGACTACTTTGTCTCTACTCATAGGCTCTACCATACAGTTACGTACAGCACAGGATGCTGGACTACGATCTCGAAGAGAACCATCTCGTACGGCAGAACAGATTGCTATCGTCGCTCTTCAGCAAAGAACTACCACCCATACCTGAGGACGACGAGCGACCCGAACACCCAGAACGCGAtgccaacttcttctccaagatcttcttctggtggaTGATTCCCGTCATGAACACCGGATACAAGAGAACGTTGACACCCAAGGACTTGTTCACGTTGTCAGATGACATCAAGGTCGAAACCATGGCTGCCAGGTTCATGGCCATATTTACTCTGGATGTAGAAAGAGCCAAGCTCAAACatgtcaagaagaaatgcaAAAAGAGAGGCGAAACCTTAGAATCCAGTAGTGTTGACTTTGACACTGACGTCGAAGACTTCAAGGTCAGTCCCAtcatgttcttcttcactatcTGGAAAACGTATAAATATCAGTACTTTGCTGCATCTGTATGTCTCGCCATAGCCAATAGTGCCCAGGCTGTCAACCCGTTgcttttcaagaagttaatTACCTACGTTGGCTTGAAGGCTTACGGTATCGAACAAGGTGTAGGTAAAGGTGTTGGCTATGCCATCGGCTCGTGTCTTATAGAATTTCTTGGTGCTGTGTTGTTTaaccatttcttctacaaggCCATGATGACCGGTGCTGAGACTAAAGGTGTGTTGACCAAGGCtcttttggaaaagtcGTTCCGTTTGAGTGCTGAATCCAAACACAAGTTCCCTGTAGGTAAGATCACTTCCATGATGGGAACGGACTTGTCGAGAATAGATCTTGCTCTTGGTTTACAGCCTTTTATCTTTGTATTCCCTATTCCCATCGTGATATCTATAGCTATCTTGATTGTCAATATCGGTGCTGTTGCTTTAATCGGTATCGGTGTCATGCTTCTCTTCATGGCCGTTATTGGGGGCACCACAGCTAAATTGTACAGTTACAGAACCAAAGCTAACAAGTACACCGATATACGTGTCAGTTACATGAAAGAagtgttgaacaacttgaagatgatcaaGTTCTACTCCTGGGAACCTCCCTACTATGAAAacatttcttcaacgagaACTAAGGAAATGGATATTATCTACAACATGCAAACGTTGAGAAGTATTGTCACTGCTCTTGCCATGTCTTTGACTGGTTTTGCTTCGTTGGTAGCCTTCTTAGTCTTGTTTGCTGTCGATAACGACAGAAAGAACCCTGCTTCTATTTTCTCTTCTATATCTTTATTCAACGTGTTGTTGACCCAAGTGTTTATGTTGCCCATGGCTTTGGCTACCAGTGCTGATGCCTTTGCTGGTGTTGGTCGTGTATCCACGTTCTTGACtactggagaagttgacCCCAAGGAACTTGAAACTGATATTAGTGCTGATGTCCTCCAAAGAATGGACAAAGAAGACGTTGTTATTGAAGTCAACAATGCCAGCTTCGAATGGGAAATTTTTGAGGAcatagaagaaaaggacccaaagaaggaaaaggaagaaaagaaaaaagcAAAGAAGGCTGCtaaagaaacaaagaagttggcGAAGCAGGCCAAGAATTCCCAAACAATTACtccttcagaagaagagttgtcAAAGATTGATAGTCCCAAGTTCACTGAAAAGGAGCTttcaacagaatcaaaGTCTGTCGAAGAAAAAGTCTTTGCTGgcttgaacaatatcaacttgTCGATTAAGAAAAACGAATTCGTTGTTATCACTGGTATGATTGGATCAGGTAAGACATCTTTATTAAACGCCTTGTCTGGTttcatgaagaagacttctgGTGAAGTCCTTGTCAGTAGTTCCTTATTGTTATGTGGATATCCATGGATTCAAAATACTACTGTTCGTGAAAACATTGTCTTCGGTTCTGAATGGGACGAAGAGAAATATAACAGAGTTATTTTTGCTTGTTCATTAGAAAGTGATATCGAAATTTTGCCTGGTGGTGATCTTACTGAAATTGGTGAAAGAGGTATCACCCTCTCGGGTGGCCAGAAGGCCAGAATCAATTTGGCTAGAGCTGTCTACGGTGGAAGAGAAATCATTCTTATGGATGATGTATTGTCTGCTGTTGATGCCAGAGTAGGTAAACATATCATGAACAACTgtattcttgatttgttgaaagatAGCACTAGAATATTGGCCACACATCAGTTGTCACTTATTGACTCTGCTGACAGAGTGATTTTCTTAAATGGTGATGGTTCCATTAGTGTTGGTACTAACGAAGAACTCCAGAAGTCTAATCCAGGTTTCGCAGCTTTGATGGCCCATAATGCAAagactgaagaagatgatgaagacgaaaagaTCGACGTTGATCTTGACAAGCAAAAGTTCGAAGAACACCACGAGGTTGAAAAAGAACTCATTCAGCGTCAAGTTACGAGAGCCTCTgctgtagatgaagaagctaTTCGTAAGGACTACAATAAGaacgttgaagaagatggacATTTaatagaagatgaagacagAGGTGTCAACGCAATTGCTTTAGATGTCTACTTGACATATGTCAAGCTTGGCTCTGGCAAGTACACTGCATGGGGTATTGTG
This window of the Scheffersomyces stipitis CBS 6054 chromosome 6, complete sequence genome carries:
- a CDS encoding oligomycin resistance ATP-dependent permease (go_component membrane; integral to membrane~go_function ATP binding~go_process transport) yields the protein MSDYDLEENHLVRQNRLLSSLFSKELPPIPEDDERPEHPERDANFFSKIFFWWMIPVMNTGYKRTLTPKDLFTLSDDIKVETMAARFMAIFTSDVERAKLKHVKKKCKKRGETLESSSVDFDTDVEDFKVSPIMFFFTIWKTYKYQYFAASVCLAIANSAQAVNPLLFKKLITYVGLKAYGIEQGVGKGVGYAIGSCLIEFLGAVLFNHFFYKAMMTGAETKGVLTKALLEKSFRLSAESKHKFPVGKITSMMGTDLSRIDLALGLQPFIFVFPIPIVISIAILIVNIGAVALIGIGVMLLFMAVIGGTTAKLYSYRTKANKYTDIRVSYMKEVLNNLKMIKFYSWEPPYYENISSTRTKEMDIIYNMQTLRSIVTALAMSLTGFASLVAFLVLFAVDNDRKNPASIFSSISLFNVLLTQVFMLPMALATSADAFAGVGRVSTFLTTGEVDPKELETDISADVLQRMDKEDVVIEVNNASFEWEIFEDIEEKDPKKEKEEKKKAKKAAKETKKLAKQAKNSQTITPSEEELSKIDSPKFTEKELSTESKSVEEKVFAGLNNINLSIKKNEFVVITGMIGSGKTSLLNALSGFMKKTSGEVLVSSSLLLCGYPWIQNTTVRENIVFGSEWDEEKYNRVIFACSLESDIEILPGGDLTEIGERGITLSGGQKARINLARAVYGGREIILMDDVLSAVDARVGKHIMNNCILDLLKDSTRILATHQLSLIDSADRVIFLNGDGSISVGTNEELQKSNPGFAALMAHNAKTEEDDEDEKIDVDLDKQKFEEHHEVEKELIQRQVTRASAVDEEAIRKDYNKNVEEDGHLIEDEDRGVNAIALDVYLTYVKLGSGKYTAWGIVPPMLVFMALATFCQIFTNTWLSFWTENKFSGKDDNFYIGIYVMFTVLSFVFLALEFMSLVYMTNTAAVKLNIAAVQKVLKVPMAFMDTTPMGRILNRFTKDTDVLDNEIGEQINFALFMLSNVVGIIILCIIYLPWFAIAVPFLGFMFIAVSNYYQASAREIKRLEAVSRSFVYNNFNEVLNGINTINAYKAESRFVAKNDRLINGMNESYYLTIGNQRWLGIQMNIIAVLFSLLIALLCVNRVFKISPASVGLLLSYVFSIGGTLSMLIRTFTQVENEMNSVERISYYSFSLPQEAPSYITENSPPPEWPAKGEIHFKDTSLAYRPGLPLVLKNLNFSIKGSEKIGICGRTGAGKSSIMTALYRLSELDGGSIVIDDIDISTLGLHDLRSKLSIIPQDPVMFRGTIRKNLDPFDQSTDDQLWGALVRTGLVEADRLDVVKAQVKVQKEDKSDHGDNNNGADKKGAEEGSILHKFHLDQMVEDEGVNFSLGERQLIAFARALVRNSKILILDEATSSVDYETDAKIQNSIVNEFADCTILCIAHRLKTIINYDKILVLDKGEIKEFNTPWNLFKTKDSIFQQMCIKSNIVEEDFHRVSKF